The Geobacter sp. AOG2 genome includes a window with the following:
- the glyS gene encoding glycine--tRNA ligase subunit beta, producing MSTKELFLEIGTEEIPAGFIPRALAEMEAMIGRELTNARLTFGMVQTLATPRRLALVVKDIPAVQPDAEITATGPSVKAAYDALGKPTRAAEGFAKGQGVEVSELTTVTTEKGEYLAVTKKATGRPTHELLSEILPKLIADIPFKKSMRWGDLDVRFARPIHWIVALFDGIVVPFSFGTVESGTMSRGHRFMANTTFPVNSFAHYLEECERHFVIPNPEKRKEIIRRETHRVAKAAGGHLLPDEELLDQIVFLAEYPSAVHGTFSPEFLKVPKEVLITSMRSHQRYFSIVDDNGKLLPGFITINNTLTDDPSVVVKGNERVLRARLSDARFFFEEDQKVKLDDRVEALKKVVYQQKLGTSYEKMERFRALAQGLAEKLNPAVAGQTVRAAWLCKADLVSGMVGEFPEVQGIMGREYALLEGEEQAVANAIAEHYLPTQAGGELPASDIGAFVSLADKLDTICGCFSVGLIPTGAADPYALRRATIGIIATILDKGYRLSLTALIDQALVLLAAKLTRPKEQAMSEIREFFRGRFVNLLGNDYPADVIEAAVSAGFDDLVQVRARIASLAKFKSHPDFEPLTVAFKRVGNIIKEGLDAPVDPALFQDSAENGLYEAFQTVKNSVDGSIADGQWQAALTGIATLRGPIDTFFDKVMVMAEDERVRANRLALLTAIARMFGQVADFSRIA from the coding sequence ATGAGCACCAAGGAACTGTTTCTCGAGATCGGCACCGAAGAGATCCCGGCCGGTTTCATTCCCCGGGCTCTGGCCGAGATGGAGGCCATGATCGGCCGGGAGTTGACCAACGCCCGTCTCACCTTTGGCATGGTGCAGACCCTGGCCACGCCGCGCCGTCTGGCGCTGGTGGTCAAGGACATACCGGCCGTACAGCCGGACGCCGAGATCACCGCCACCGGCCCCTCCGTGAAGGCGGCATACGACGCCCTTGGCAAACCGACCAGGGCGGCTGAAGGTTTTGCCAAGGGGCAAGGAGTGGAGGTCTCGGAACTTACGACCGTCACCACCGAGAAGGGTGAGTACCTGGCGGTGACCAAAAAGGCGACCGGCCGGCCGACCCACGAGCTTTTGTCCGAAATCCTGCCGAAACTGATCGCCGACATCCCCTTCAAGAAATCCATGCGCTGGGGCGATCTGGACGTGCGCTTTGCCCGGCCGATCCACTGGATCGTGGCTCTGTTCGACGGCATCGTCGTGCCCTTTTCCTTCGGCACGGTGGAGAGCGGCACCATGTCCCGCGGCCACCGCTTCATGGCCAACACCACCTTTCCGGTGAACAGCTTTGCCCACTATCTGGAGGAATGCGAACGGCATTTCGTCATCCCGAACCCGGAAAAACGCAAGGAGATCATCCGCCGCGAAACGCACCGGGTGGCCAAGGCCGCCGGCGGCCACCTCCTGCCGGACGAGGAATTGCTGGACCAGATCGTCTTCCTGGCCGAGTACCCCAGCGCCGTGCACGGCACCTTTTCCCCCGAGTTCCTCAAGGTGCCCAAGGAGGTGTTGATCACTTCCATGCGCAGCCACCAGCGCTACTTCTCCATCGTGGACGACAACGGCAAGCTGTTGCCCGGCTTCATCACCATTAACAACACCCTGACCGACGACCCCTCGGTAGTGGTCAAGGGTAACGAGCGGGTCCTGCGCGCCCGGCTCTCCGACGCCCGCTTCTTCTTCGAGGAAGACCAGAAGGTCAAGCTGGACGACCGGGTGGAAGCCCTCAAAAAGGTGGTCTACCAGCAAAAACTGGGTACATCCTATGAGAAGATGGAGCGCTTCCGCGCTCTGGCCCAGGGGCTGGCGGAAAAACTTAACCCGGCGGTCGCGGGGCAGACGGTGCGCGCCGCATGGCTCTGCAAGGCCGACTTGGTAAGCGGCATGGTGGGAGAGTTTCCCGAGGTCCAGGGGATCATGGGGCGTGAATATGCCCTGCTGGAAGGGGAAGAGCAGGCGGTGGCCAATGCCATTGCCGAACACTACCTGCCGACCCAGGCCGGCGGCGAACTGCCCGCCTCGGACATTGGCGCTTTCGTCTCCCTTGCCGACAAATTGGATACGATCTGCGGCTGTTTCAGCGTTGGCCTGATTCCCACCGGCGCCGCCGATCCCTACGCCCTTCGGCGCGCCACCATCGGCATCATCGCCACGATCCTGGACAAAGGCTACCGCCTGTCCCTGACCGCCCTGATCGATCAGGCGCTGGTCCTTCTGGCCGCCAAACTGACGCGCCCCAAAGAACAGGCCATGTCCGAGATCAGGGAGTTTTTCCGCGGCCGCTTCGTTAACCTGTTGGGCAACGATTATCCCGCCGACGTCATCGAGGCGGCGGTGTCGGCAGGCTTCGACGACCTCGTCCAGGTCCGTGCCCGTATCGCGTCCCTGGCGAAATTCAAGTCCCATCCCGATTTCGAGCCACTGACTGTGGCCTTCAAGCGAGTCGGCAACATCATCAAGGAAGGCCTGGATGCACCGGTCGATCCGGCCCTGTTCCAGGACAGCGCGGAAAACGGCCTGTACGAGGCCTTCCAGACAGTGAAAAACTCTGTCGATGGGAGCATTGCCGACGGCCAATGGCAGGCGGCCCTGACCGGGATCGCCACCCTGCGCGGTCCCATCGACACCTTCTTCGACAAGGTCATGGTCATGGCCGAGGACGAACGGGTGCGTGCCAACCGTCTGGCCCTGTTGACGGCCATTGCCCGCATGTTCGGACAGGTTGCCGATTTTTCCCGTATCGCCTAG
- the glyQ gene encoding glycine--tRNA ligase subunit alpha, with protein sequence MTFQDLILSLQGYWAKQGCVIQQPYDTEKGAGTFNPATFLRVLGPEPWKVAYVEPSRRPTDGRYGENPNRLQHYYQFQVILKPSPLNILDLYLDSLRAFGLDPSKHDIRFVEDDWESPTLGAWGLGWEVWLDGMEITQFTYFQQAGGIDLKPVSGEITYGCERIAMYLQGVDNVYDLEWTKGVKYGDIHHESEVEFSRYNFEEADVPLLLELFTKYEQECIRLAAKELVLPAYDFVMKCSHTFNLLDARGAISVTERASYIGRVRNVARICAEEYLRMRERLGFPLLKGGAA encoded by the coding sequence GTGACATTTCAGGATCTTATCCTCTCCCTGCAAGGTTACTGGGCCAAGCAGGGATGCGTCATCCAGCAGCCCTATGACACGGAAAAAGGCGCCGGAACCTTCAACCCGGCCACCTTCCTGCGCGTCCTGGGTCCCGAACCATGGAAGGTGGCCTACGTGGAGCCCTCGCGCCGGCCGACCGACGGGCGCTACGGAGAAAACCCCAACCGCCTGCAACACTACTACCAGTTCCAGGTGATCCTGAAACCTTCTCCCCTCAACATCCTCGACCTGTATCTGGACTCCCTGCGGGCCTTTGGCCTCGACCCCAGCAAGCACGACATCCGCTTCGTGGAGGACGACTGGGAGTCGCCGACCCTGGGAGCCTGGGGCCTGGGGTGGGAAGTCTGGCTGGACGGCATGGAGATCACCCAGTTCACCTATTTCCAGCAGGCCGGCGGTATCGACCTCAAACCGGTTTCAGGCGAGATCACCTACGGCTGCGAGCGGATCGCCATGTACCTGCAAGGTGTGGACAACGTCTACGATCTGGAGTGGACCAAAGGGGTGAAGTACGGCGACATTCACCACGAGAGCGAGGTGGAGTTTTCCCGCTATAACTTCGAGGAGGCGGATGTGCCGCTCCTTCTGGAACTGTTCACCAAGTACGAACAGGAGTGTATCCGCCTAGCGGCAAAAGAACTGGTCCTGCCGGCCTACGACTTTGTCATGAAATGCTCCCACACCTTTAACCTGCTGGATGCCCGCGGCGCCATCTCGGTTACCGAGCGCGCCTCCTACATCGGCCGGGTCCGTAACGTGGCCCGCATCTGCGCGGAAGAATACCTGCGCATGCGTGAGCGTCTCGGATTCCCGCTCCTGAAAGGAGGTGCCGCCTGA
- a CDS encoding proton-conducting transporter membrane subunit: protein MSPLELALIAALFCLVSGIPALWPHIPLFTGRRISCGLMVAGALAGLAAALNVLLAGARGGACEMAWRFPMGEIAFRLDPLSAFFLIPLFIVSTCISLYGCGYCSTTPENRGESLLTFYFGATAAAIVMLLLAANGITLLLFWEAMALGTFLAICLEHNKPEVLRAGLHYLVASHATTISLFALVALLPRTAGSLFPAAGSLDPTTLPATAIFAITLVGFGIKAGIMPLHVWLPGAHANAPSNISALMSGIVLKLGIYGLIRVLSFFASPPLWWGLLFLCLGIVSAVAGVLFAIGQHDIKRLLAYHSIENIGIIVMAMGVALCGLATGNRILFVLGQAAALLHVINHALFKSLLFLGAGIVVHGTGTRNIDRMGGLARALPVTSAAFLAGSVAICGLPPLNGFVSEFLLYLGMFTGFDTSPGSTAAFLALAVPALALTGGLALACFVKVYGTVFLGMPRTPLPHHREHPATTTAMACLAACCLLIGVLPFGVTRILEPVIAACFPQRDALLPSIQTTANLAGLSMAAAILILAICLLAAFYINRLKSQPVEETGTWDCGYAAPTTSMQYSASSLAATLVGIFGAILRPERHEPATNSLFPGPGRFESHIPEVVLDKGLLPFLSAVDRHLGRIRRLQNGQLNHYILYIFIALLVALALSCFY from the coding sequence ATGAGCCCCCTTGAACTGGCACTGATCGCAGCCCTGTTCTGCCTTGTTTCCGGCATCCCGGCTCTGTGGCCCCACATACCGCTTTTCACCGGCCGCAGGATCTCGTGCGGCCTCATGGTTGCCGGTGCACTGGCCGGCCTGGCCGCCGCCCTGAACGTCCTCCTTGCAGGCGCCAGGGGAGGCGCCTGCGAGATGGCGTGGCGTTTCCCCATGGGGGAGATCGCTTTCCGCCTCGACCCTCTTTCGGCATTCTTCCTCATCCCCCTGTTTATCGTCTCCACCTGCATCTCGCTTTACGGCTGCGGCTACTGTTCCACCACGCCGGAAAACCGAGGCGAGTCGTTGTTGACCTTCTATTTCGGCGCGACCGCGGCAGCCATCGTCATGCTGCTCCTCGCCGCCAACGGCATTACCCTCCTGCTCTTCTGGGAGGCCATGGCCCTGGGCACCTTCCTGGCCATCTGTCTGGAGCACAACAAACCGGAGGTCCTGCGGGCGGGCCTCCACTACCTCGTGGCCAGTCACGCGACGACTATATCCCTGTTCGCCCTCGTCGCCCTGCTTCCCCGTACCGCCGGGTCCCTGTTTCCCGCGGCCGGATCGCTCGATCCGACCACCCTCCCGGCCACGGCGATCTTTGCCATCACTCTTGTGGGCTTCGGCATCAAGGCCGGCATCATGCCGCTCCATGTCTGGCTCCCCGGAGCCCATGCCAACGCCCCGAGCAACATCTCGGCGCTCATGTCGGGCATCGTTCTCAAACTGGGTATCTACGGCCTGATCCGGGTGCTCTCCTTCTTTGCCTCCCCCCCCCTCTGGTGGGGATTGCTCTTCCTCTGCCTGGGGATCGTTTCCGCCGTCGCCGGGGTCCTCTTCGCCATCGGCCAGCACGATATCAAGCGCCTGTTGGCCTACCACAGCATCGAGAACATCGGTATCATCGTCATGGCCATGGGAGTCGCCCTGTGCGGCCTTGCCACCGGCAACCGCATCCTGTTCGTCCTCGGCCAGGCGGCCGCCCTGCTGCATGTGATCAACCACGCCCTGTTCAAGTCCCTGCTGTTCCTGGGGGCCGGCATTGTCGTGCATGGCACCGGCACCCGCAACATCGACCGCATGGGGGGATTGGCGCGGGCGCTGCCCGTCACCTCGGCGGCCTTCCTTGCCGGCAGTGTGGCTATCTGCGGCCTGCCACCCCTGAACGGCTTTGTCAGCGAATTCCTCCTCTACCTCGGCATGTTCACGGGGTTCGACACCTCCCCCGGCAGCACCGCCGCCTTCCTGGCCCTGGCCGTACCGGCGCTGGCCCTCACCGGCGGCCTGGCCCTGGCCTGCTTCGTCAAGGTCTACGGCACGGTCTTTCTCGGGATGCCCAGGACCCCCCTGCCGCACCACCGCGAGCACCCGGCCACAACCACCGCCATGGCCTGCCTGGCCGCCTGTTGCCTCCTGATCGGGGTGCTGCCGTTCGGCGTTACCCGAATCCTGGAGCCGGTCATCGCCGCCTGCTTCCCGCAACGGGACGCGCTCCTCCCCTCGATCCAGACTACCGCCAACCTGGCCGGGCTGAGCATGGCGGCGGCAATCCTGATCCTGGCCATCTGCCTCTTGGCGGCCTTCTATATCAACCGCCTCAAATCACAGCCCGTGGAGGAGACGGGCACCTGGGACTGCGGCTATGCCGCCCCCACCACCTCCATGCAATACAGCGCTTCATCCCTCGCCGCCACCCTGGTCGGCATCTTCGGCGCAATCCTGCGCCCCGAACGCCACGAACCGGCCACCAACAGTCTTTTCCCCGGCCCTGGCCGTTTCGAGTCCCACATCCCGGAGGTGGTGCTCGACAAAGGGCTCCTGCCATTCTTAAGCGCCGTGGACCGGCACCTGGGCCGTATCCGCAGGCTCCAGAACGGCCAGTTGAACCACTACATACTCTACATCTTCATAGCATTGCTCGTTGCCCTGGCATTATCCTGTTTTTATTGA
- the rho gene encoding transcription termination factor Rho, whose amino-acid sequence MNLQELKGKKINELNAIARDLNIEGASSLRKQDLIFAILNAQTEQNGMIFGEGVLETLQDGFGFLRATDYNYLPGPDDIYVSPSQIRRFNLRTGDTVSGQIRPPKEGERYFALLKVETVNFEPPEVARDKILFDNLTPLYPDEKLKLETAGDNLPMRVVELVAPIGKGQRGLIVAPPRTGKTMLIQNIANSIATNHPEVYLIVLLIDERPEEVTDMQRSVNGEVVSSTFDEPATRHVQVAEMVIEKAKRLVEHKRDVVILLDSITRLARAYNTVIPPSGKILSGGVDSNALHKPKRFFGAARNIEEGGSLTIIATALVDTGSKMDEVIFEEFKGTGNMELHLDRKLVEKRTFPAIDINKSGTRKEELLIEKSALHRTWILRKVLHPMNVVDSMEFLLDKLSETKSNQDFLDSMSK is encoded by the coding sequence ATGAATTTACAGGAACTTAAAGGCAAAAAGATTAACGAGCTCAACGCCATTGCCCGTGATCTCAACATCGAGGGGGCGTCCAGCCTGCGCAAGCAGGACTTGATCTTTGCCATTCTTAACGCCCAGACCGAGCAAAACGGTATGATCTTCGGCGAGGGGGTTCTGGAAACCCTGCAGGACGGTTTCGGCTTTCTGCGTGCCACGGACTACAACTACCTGCCGGGTCCGGACGATATCTACGTCTCTCCCAGCCAGATTCGGCGCTTCAACCTGCGCACCGGCGACACGGTTTCCGGCCAGATCCGCCCCCCCAAGGAGGGGGAGCGCTATTTCGCCCTGCTCAAGGTGGAAACGGTCAACTTCGAACCCCCCGAAGTCGCCCGGGACAAGATCCTGTTCGATAACCTCACCCCGCTCTATCCCGACGAGAAGCTCAAGCTGGAAACCGCCGGCGACAACCTTCCCATGCGGGTCGTGGAACTGGTGGCGCCCATCGGCAAGGGACAGCGTGGCCTGATCGTGGCCCCGCCTCGCACCGGCAAGACCATGCTGATCCAGAACATCGCCAATTCCATCGCCACCAACCACCCCGAGGTGTACCTGATCGTCCTTCTGATCGACGAACGCCCGGAGGAGGTGACCGACATGCAGCGCTCGGTCAACGGCGAAGTGGTCTCCTCCACCTTCGACGAACCGGCCACGCGCCACGTCCAGGTGGCCGAGATGGTTATTGAGAAGGCCAAGCGTCTGGTGGAGCACAAGCGCGACGTGGTCATCCTGCTGGACTCCATTACCCGTCTGGCCCGTGCCTACAACACCGTTATCCCTCCCTCCGGCAAAATCCTGTCCGGCGGCGTGGACTCCAACGCACTGCACAAACCCAAGCGTTTCTTCGGCGCGGCCCGCAATATCGAGGAGGGCGGCTCCCTGACCATCATCGCCACGGCCCTTGTGGACACCGGCAGCAAGATGGACGAGGTCATCTTCGAGGAGTTCAAGGGCACCGGCAACATGGAACTGCACCTGGACCGCAAACTGGTGGAGAAACGCACCTTCCCGGCCATCGACATCAACAAGTCCGGCACCCGCAAGGAAGAATTGCTGATCGAGAAGAGCGCTCTCCACCGCACCTGGATACTGCGCAAGGTTCTGCACCCCATGAACGTGGTGGACAGCATGGAGTTTTTGCTGGACAAACTATCGGAGACCAAGAGCAACCAGGACTTTCTGGACTCCATGAGCAAATAG
- the rpmE gene encoding 50S ribosomal protein L31 translates to MKEGIHPMYSEVTVKCLCGNTFLTRSTNKEINTEICSACHPFFTGKQKLIDTAGRVERFKKRYGQL, encoded by the coding sequence ATGAAAGAAGGTATCCACCCAATGTATTCCGAGGTGACCGTGAAGTGCCTGTGCGGCAACACGTTCCTGACCCGCTCCACCAACAAGGAGATCAACACCGAAATCTGCTCCGCATGCCACCCCTTCTTCACCGGCAAGCAGAAGTTGATCGATACCGCCGGTCGCGTCGAGCGCTTCAAGAAACGTTACGGCCAGCTTTAG
- the thyX gene encoding FAD-dependent thymidylate synthase, with protein MNVTLIEHTPNPELTVALAARLCYSPSSIGELRHKLEATDIEKFLNKIMALGHYSVLEHISFTFGMEGISRVTTHQLVRHRIASFSQQSQRYVSHKDEFTSIMPDSIAENADARQIFAFMSETVHKAYAQLVEMGIPPEDARYILPNATETKIIMTMNARELLHFFALRCCQRAQWEIREMSIEMLRLVKKIAPIIFREAGPGCVGGPCPEGQFCCGQTAEVRGFFATLE; from the coding sequence ATGAATGTTACCCTGATCGAACATACTCCCAATCCCGAACTGACCGTAGCCCTGGCGGCCCGGCTCTGCTATTCGCCCTCGTCCATCGGCGAACTGCGGCACAAACTTGAAGCCACGGACATCGAGAAGTTTCTGAACAAGATCATGGCGCTGGGACATTATTCGGTGTTGGAGCACATCTCCTTTACCTTCGGCATGGAGGGGATCTCCCGGGTGACCACCCACCAACTGGTGCGCCACCGCATAGCATCCTTCTCCCAGCAGTCCCAACGCTACGTGTCCCACAAGGATGAGTTCACTTCCATCATGCCGGACAGTATCGCGGAGAATGCCGACGCGCGGCAGATCTTCGCCTTCATGTCCGAGACGGTGCACAAGGCTTACGCCCAGCTGGTGGAAATGGGGATCCCGCCCGAGGACGCCCGCTATATCCTGCCCAACGCCACCGAGACCAAGATCATCATGACCATGAACGCCCGCGAACTGCTGCACTTTTTTGCCTTGCGCTGCTGCCAGCGCGCCCAGTGGGAGATTCGCGAAATGAGCATCGAGATGCTCCGGCTGGTGAAGAAGATCGCCCCGATCATCTTCCGCGAGGCGGGACCGGGCTGCGTGGGAGGACCCTGCCCGGAGGGGCAGTTCTGCTGCGGCCAAACCGCCGAGGTGCGGGGATTCTTCGCCACGCTGGAATAA